In a genomic window of Zootoca vivipara chromosome 5, rZooViv1.1, whole genome shotgun sequence:
- the DIPK2A gene encoding divergent protein kinase domain 2A, with product MLRLVSLKLGRLYRYVKLAVLGVLAAALALNSPSLLASLQRNELAERRFLQLNKCPACWGTSWCRKFLNGQLRLESWGRLRLLDFLNVKNVYFARYGEPREGSRRVVLKRLGSARELADIDAKICRRATGRGRCDLLQALHATEFASINGDVRLLTPDVVEGWSDLVHCPSQRLLDRLVRRYAETKDSGSFLLRNLKDSERMQLLITLAFNPEPLVLQSFPSDEGWPFAKYLGACGRMVAVNYVGEELWSYFSASWEKRVDLAWQLMEIAEQLTNNDFEFALYLLDVSFDNFAVGPRDGKVIIVDAENVLVADKRLIKQNKPENWDVWYESKFDDCDKEACLSFSKEILCTRVTVDHNYYAICQNLLSRHATWRGTSGGLLHDPPAEIAKDGRLEALLDECANPKKRYGRFLAAKELREYLGRLSNNVS from the exons ATGCTCCGGCTGGTGTCGCTGAAGTTGGGGCGCCTCTACCGCTACGTGAAGCTGGCGGTGCTGGGCGTCCTGGCGGCGGCGCTGGCCCTCAACTCGCCTTCGCTGCTGGCCTCGCTGCAGCGCAACGAGCTGGCCGAGCGGCGCTTCCTGCAGTTGAACAAGTGCCCGGCCTGCTGGGGCACGAGCTGGTGCCGCAAGTTCCTCAACGGGCAGCTGCGCCTGGAGAGCTGGGGCCGCCTGCGCCTGCTCGACTTCCTCAACGTCAAGAACGTGTACTTCGCGCGCTACGGAGAGCCCCGCGAGGGCAGCCGCCGCGTCGTCCTCAAGCGCCTGGGCTCCGCGCGCGAGCTCGCCGACATCGACGCCAAGATCTGCCGGCGCGCCACCGGCAGGGGACGCTGCGACTTGCTCCAGGCCCTGCACGCCACCGAGTTCGCCAGCATCAACGGCGACGTGCGCCTCCTCACCCCCGACGTCGTGGAGGGCTGGTCGGACCTGGTGCACTGCCCCTCGCAGCGCCTCCTCGACCGCCTCGTTCGCCGCTACGCCGAGACCAAGGACTCGGGCAGCTTCCTGCTCCGCAACCTCAAGGACTCGGAGCGGATGCAGCTTCTCATCACTCTCGCCTTCAACCCGGAGCCCCTCGTGCTGCAG AGTTTTCCTTCTGATGAGGGCTGGCCGTTTGCAAAGTATTTAGGAGCATGTGGAAGAATGGTGGCTGTAAACTATGTGGGAGAAGAACTCTGGAGCTACTTCAGCGCTTCATGGGAAAAACGAGTGGACCTGGCATGGCAGTTAATGGAAATAGCTGAGCAGCTGACAAATAATGACTTTGAATTTGCACTCTACCTCCTTGATGTCAGCTTTGACAACTTCGCAGTAGGCCCTAGAGATGGGAAGGTCATCATTGTGGATGCTGAAAATGTTTTGGTGGCAGATAAAAGGTTAATCAAGCAAA ACAAACCTGAAAACTGGGATGTTTGGTATGAAAGCAAGTTCGATGACTGTGATAAGGAAGCTTGTCTTTCTTTCTCAAAGGAGATTTTGTGCACTCGTGTCACTGTGGACCACAACTACTATGCTATTTGCCAGAACCTTTTATCAAGACATGCCACCTGGCGTGGCACATCTGGAGGTCTTCTTCATGACCCTCCAGCTGAAATTGCCAAAGATGGTCGACTTGAGGCCTTGCTGGATGAGTGTGCCAATCCAAAGAAGCGATATGGTAGATTCCTAGCTGCAAAAGAATTACGCGAATACCTTGGACGACTGAGTAATAATGTGAGCTAG